The Candidatus Omnitrophota bacterium genome has a segment encoding these proteins:
- a CDS encoding inorganic phosphate transporter family protein — protein sequence MDIILISLTILASLAIGWSIGANDAANSLGTAVGSRVVTLKQAILLIAIFGFLGAFLQGGHVSTTIGKGIVPIDQLDKDVGLYLALIASFAACAWVVIATYWKIPISTSHSIVGAVAGAGLALGTTINWKVLFDIFTCWIATPFGAAILGYIFYRSLQNVFYRIVPRRYLRVTFATLIVASGCYVAYTWGANDVANSIGLVVGSGILLPNIAIILGGIAIVVGITTWGYKVIETVGSEITHLLPIMAFSAQLASAINVHIYTMFGIPVSTSHSIVGAIFGVGLVKGMHVLNGRIARDMALCWIATPFVSGLISFSVFKLIMIFVKIM from the coding sequence ATGGACATAATATTAATATCTCTTACTATATTGGCAAGTTTGGCAATCGGTTGGTCTATCGGCGCCAATGATGCCGCCAATTCGCTTGGTACGGCCGTAGGTTCGCGTGTAGTGACGCTTAAACAGGCGATATTATTAATAGCTATTTTTGGTTTTTTAGGAGCATTTCTGCAGGGCGGCCACGTATCCACGACTATAGGTAAAGGCATTGTCCCCATAGATCAGCTGGATAAGGATGTCGGGTTATATCTCGCGCTTATCGCATCTTTTGCGGCTTGCGCCTGGGTCGTTATCGCTACATATTGGAAGATACCCATCTCGACCAGCCATTCCATTGTAGGCGCCGTAGCCGGAGCAGGTTTGGCGCTAGGTACTACAATCAATTGGAAGGTTCTTTTTGATATATTTACCTGCTGGATCGCCACCCCTTTCGGAGCAGCCATTTTAGGATATATATTTTACCGCAGCCTGCAGAATGTATTTTACCGTATTGTTCCCCGAAGGTACCTAAGAGTTACTTTCGCCACTTTGATTGTTGCAAGCGGCTGCTATGTCGCTTATACATGGGGTGCGAATGACGTGGCCAATTCCATAGGATTGGTAGTGGGGTCTGGAATACTTTTGCCTAATATAGCCATTATTTTAGGCGGTATTGCTATAGTGGTCGGCATTACTACGTGGGGGTATAAAGTTATTGAGACAGTAGGCTCTGAAATAACGCACCTTTTGCCCATAATGGCATTTTCGGCGCAGCTTGCCAGCGCGATAAATGTCCATATATATACTATGTTCGGGATACCGGTATCCACAAGCCATTCCATAGTCGGGGCTATTTTCGGAGTAGGTTTAGTGAAGGGGATGCATGTCTTGAATGGGCGTATCGCGAGGGATATGGCCTTGTGCTGGATAGCCACTCCGTTTGTTTCAGGGTTAATAAGCTTTTCGGTATTTAAGCTGATCATGATATTTGTTAAAATAATGTAG
- a CDS encoding DUF47 family protein: MRGLGNILGWLGMEQERTILEDAQKHVEETYKTVSYFTDAIKAFIKGDAATKNTAIENVSRSEHEADVLRSKMVKQLSESLMLPPDREDLMHFVKSLDRIADWTNGAARILGFIETTPPESVSKNIFIATELILSSVTKLRESINALTRNDLKKALSDCEDVDRLEHEADDQKRVLIGSLIHAKLETVAFFLCYQLAEYLEGVTDKIEDAADFVKVVAIRSR, translated from the coding sequence ATGAGAGGACTGGGAAATATTTTAGGCTGGCTCGGCATGGAGCAGGAGAGGACTATATTGGAGGATGCCCAGAAACACGTGGAAGAGACTTATAAGACCGTCTCCTACTTTACCGACGCTATCAAGGCATTTATTAAGGGAGATGCAGCAACCAAGAATACCGCGATTGAAAACGTAAGCCGCAGCGAACATGAGGCGGATGTACTGCGCTCCAAGATGGTCAAACAGCTTTCGGAAAGCCTTATGCTTCCTCCCGACAGGGAAGACCTTATGCATTTTGTGAAATCGCTCGACAGGATAGCCGACTGGACAAACGGGGCCGCGAGAATACTGGGTTTTATTGAAACGACGCCGCCCGAGAGCGTATCAAAAAATATATTCATTGCGACAGAGCTGATCCTCAGTTCCGTTACAAAATTAAGAGAAAGTATAAACGCGCTTACCAGAAACGACCTCAAGAAGGCGCTTAGTGACTGCGAAGATGTAGACCGGCTGGAACACGAGGCGGATGACCAGAAGAGAGTGCTGATAGGATCGCTCATACATGCGAAGCTTGAGACAGTGGCATTTTTCTTATGCTACCAGCTCGCGGAATATCTGGAGGGAGTAACCGATAAGATAGAAGATGCCGCAGATTTTGTAAAAGTGGTCGCTATCAGGTCGAGGTAA
- a CDS encoding HAD family phosphatase, translated as MKNRKSKPEAIIFDMDGVIIDSMPYHFLAWYEALRPLGVRVSCFEVYSKEGEDWKKTLREFLKKAGIKPTEKILSGIFRRRKKIFKKNFKRFIFKGAKEVLVCLKKKDYLLGLVTGTPKKEVKKILPVSMYRLFDCIVAGDEVKKGKPHPEPYLRAAKLMDVKPSECVVVENAPFGVESAKKAGMFCIAVTTGLTKEYLKGADIIVDDLSDMIEAVENRGVKCLRKFL; from the coding sequence ATGAAAAATAGGAAATCTAAGCCTGAGGCAATAATCTTTGACATGGACGGCGTTATCATCGACTCTATGCCGTATCATTTTCTCGCCTGGTACGAAGCGTTAAGGCCCTTGGGAGTTAGGGTAAGTTGTTTTGAGGTCTATTCCAAAGAAGGCGAGGACTGGAAAAAGACCCTCAGAGAATTCTTAAAAAAAGCCGGTATAAAACCCACCGAAAAGATACTAAGCGGCATATTTCGCCGCAGAAAAAAGATCTTTAAGAAAAATTTTAAACGCTTTATATTTAAAGGCGCAAAAGAAGTTCTGGTATGTCTTAAGAAAAAAGATTATCTTCTTGGCCTTGTGACCGGCACGCCCAAAAAAGAGGTAAAAAAGATCTTGCCGGTTTCAATGTACAGGTTATTTGACTGCATAGTAGCCGGAGACGAGGTGAAAAAAGGAAAACCGCATCCGGAACCGTATCTTCGGGCGGCAAAATTAATGGATGTAAAACCTTCGGAATGCGTTGTTGTAGAGAATGCCCCTTTCGGCGTGGAATCGGCCAAAAAAGCCGGGATGTTTTGCATAGCAGTTACCACCGGGCTTACGAAAGAATATCTCAAAGGGGCAGATATAATCGTTGACGATTTGTCGGATATGATAGAAGCGGTAGAGAATAGGGGGGTGAAATGTTTAAGAAAATTCTTATAG
- a CDS encoding ATP-dependent helicase, whose product MDAFDKYYNKLNENQKKAVDITDGPLLILAGPGTGKTELLSVRAANIIRQKKARPGNILILTYTNSAAKAMKERLVKIIGPSAHDIESATFHSFANSVILDSEDAANYIQEKIQMQDIERIRLLEYILDKTEGIDAIRPMKSPYFYRQDIERRISDLKREAITPVEFSALADSFKPDGVLFEEKHAERIRALALAYKLYEEYKDGKNEDIFDSRGRYDYDDMIIFAVKAVKNEKYLRSRLQEEYKYIMVDEFQDTNGAQLKLLFELAAGKSPNLCCVGDDDQAIYRFQGASVANFRILREKLSDMTEVSLKDNYRSTKEIIKLAGNIIRHIPSDTRVTAKDLVSRKDYKDKTIEFHEFSTGSAELIYITDRIRDIHKNVDYNDIAVLVRKRDDVLKVVDAFLGAGIPYATDGKEDISGENRVRQMLDVLEFAHLKNTADYASKDSLFYRIITSDYLGVKMTDVLKFISYVNGKKREEKDTLKKSQIAVYTEFINLFTASNAEKAECFGREIGLSDTAQFTKAASVIKSLLDGAETKPVHTMFMEYIKSAGVYKYILSSYNDNEVLRIRDLRALCSFINMVKIKNVTQPGVRLADFMDEIETMLKHGLPLVGKLVTMTQDGVRVFTAHGSKGLEFHTVIIPFCLQKKNWPMQPLPNKIPLPAEIYNIGGNAMDKEAVKEMSFYDETRLFYVASTRAKSNLIYTSSPTESAVSSLYLASAGLSADEPESGMKEETLLGKSLALAEEKEPFIGTEKVLRDLVSDLTLNPTKLNNYIKCRRKFLYDNVLLLPARKNVFLTFGNCVHKALEDAYGCLIKTGKFPDFDFFNDLFKRELMNQGVDRSIEADCNKWLPSVKNWYIIASKSPVKPIALEESLEIALPGKLIFRGKLDKTEFVDEKKGLVRVLDYKTGPPDEHVKNIYNVSDLKSRECDDYLRQLVAYKLLFEKSKKNAGLKVTEGTLVFTAEVKATVLKYGLKKGAYINKTVELSDDMVEQLEDVIKNCWRDINALKFEKLENTDENRKKTCNKCEYNDICWER is encoded by the coding sequence ATGGACGCATTCGATAAATATTATAATAAGCTCAACGAAAACCAGAAGAAAGCCGTCGATATTACTGATGGCCCCCTTCTCATATTAGCCGGCCCCGGCACAGGGAAGACTGAGCTCCTGTCGGTGCGCGCCGCAAATATAATTCGGCAAAAAAAAGCCCGGCCCGGCAACATCCTCATACTGACCTACACCAATTCCGCCGCAAAGGCCATGAAAGAGCGTCTCGTGAAAATCATAGGCCCCTCCGCGCATGATATAGAAAGCGCTACCTTTCACAGTTTCGCCAATTCGGTAATATTAGATTCGGAAGATGCCGCGAATTACATACAGGAAAAGATCCAGATGCAGGATATAGAGCGCATAAGGCTTCTTGAGTATATCCTTGATAAAACAGAAGGCATAGACGCGATAAGGCCGATGAAATCGCCCTATTTTTACCGCCAGGATATAGAGAGAAGGATAAGTGATCTTAAAAGGGAAGCTATAACGCCCGTGGAATTCTCGGCGCTGGCGGATTCTTTCAAGCCCGACGGCGTTCTGTTCGAGGAAAAGCACGCGGAGCGAATAAGAGCGCTGGCGCTGGCGTACAAATTATACGAGGAGTATAAAGACGGTAAAAACGAGGATATTTTTGACTCAAGAGGCCGGTATGATTATGATGATATGATTATTTTCGCCGTAAAGGCGGTAAAAAATGAAAAATATCTTAGAAGCAGGCTGCAGGAGGAATATAAATACATAATGGTGGACGAGTTTCAGGATACTAATGGCGCGCAACTGAAGCTGCTTTTTGAGCTCGCAGCCGGCAAATCGCCCAATTTGTGCTGCGTCGGAGATGATGACCAGGCGATATACCGTTTTCAAGGTGCCTCAGTCGCAAATTTCAGAATATTAAGAGAAAAATTATCGGATATGACAGAAGTGTCGCTCAAAGACAATTACCGCTCGACAAAAGAAATAATAAAATTGGCTGGAAATATAATAAGACACATACCGAGCGATACGCGCGTTACGGCGAAGGACCTTGTGTCGCGGAAAGATTACAAAGATAAAACAATAGAATTCCATGAATTTTCCACAGGGAGCGCCGAGCTTATTTATATAACCGACAGGATAAGAGATATACATAAAAATGTTGACTACAATGATATTGCGGTGCTTGTCAGGAAACGGGACGATGTGCTCAAAGTTGTGGACGCCTTTCTCGGAGCCGGCATACCTTACGCGACTGACGGCAAAGAGGACATAAGCGGCGAAAACCGCGTCAGGCAAATGCTGGATGTCCTCGAGTTTGCGCACCTCAAAAATACCGCGGATTACGCCTCCAAAGACAGCCTCTTCTACCGCATTATAACCAGCGATTATTTAGGCGTGAAGATGACGGATGTGCTGAAATTTATCTCGTACGTGAACGGTAAAAAAAGAGAAGAAAAGGATACGCTAAAGAAGAGCCAGATAGCCGTTTATACAGAATTTATAAATTTGTTCACCGCGAGTAACGCGGAAAAGGCCGAGTGTTTTGGCAGGGAGATTGGGCTGTCTGATACAGCCCAATTTACAAAGGCAGCATCCGTCATCAAATCTCTTTTGGACGGAGCCGAGACAAAGCCGGTCCATACCATGTTTATGGAATATATAAAGTCAGCGGGCGTTTACAAGTATATACTTTCGTCGTACAATGATAATGAAGTCCTAAGAATACGCGACCTGCGCGCTTTATGCTCATTCATAAACATGGTCAAAATAAAAAACGTGACTCAGCCCGGTGTCAGGCTGGCGGACTTTATGGATGAGATCGAGACCATGCTGAAGCACGGCCTGCCGCTTGTGGGCAAGCTTGTAACCATGACGCAGGACGGGGTCAGGGTATTCACGGCGCACGGCTCAAAAGGGCTCGAATTTCATACGGTAATAATACCTTTTTGCCTGCAGAAAAAGAACTGGCCTATGCAGCCCCTGCCTAACAAGATCCCCCTGCCCGCGGAAATATACAATATCGGCGGCAATGCCATGGACAAGGAGGCTGTAAAAGAGATGAGCTTCTACGATGAAACAAGGCTTTTTTACGTTGCCTCTACGCGCGCCAAATCAAACCTTATTTATACATCAAGCCCTACGGAAAGCGCGGTGAGCAGTCTGTATCTCGCTTCCGCGGGATTAAGCGCGGATGAGCCGGAATCCGGTATGAAAGAGGAGACGCTCCTTGGGAAGTCGCTCGCGCTTGCCGAAGAGAAGGAGCCTTTTATAGGGACGGAAAAAGTCCTGCGGGACCTGGTCAGCGATCTGACGCTTAACCCGACCAAACTGAACAACTATATCAAATGCCGCAGGAAATTTCTGTATGATAACGTGCTCCTTCTGCCCGCCAGGAAAAATGTTTTTCTTACTTTCGGAAACTGCGTGCATAAGGCGCTGGAGGACGCTTACGGGTGTTTAATAAAGACAGGCAAATTTCCGGATTTCGATTTTTTCAACGATTTATTCAAGAGAGAACTTATGAATCAGGGCGTAGATAGGTCTATAGAGGCGGACTGCAATAAGTGGCTCCCCTCTGTAAAAAATTGGTATATAATCGCATCGAAAAGCCCTGTGAAACCCATTGCTCTTGAGGAAAGCCTGGAGATAGCGTTGCCGGGCAAGCTTATATTCAGGGGAAAGCTCGACAAAACAGAGTTTGTGGACGAGAAAAAGGGCCTTGTGCGGGTGCTTGATTATAAAACCGGCCCGCCGGATGAACATGTGAAAAACATATACAATGTGTCTGATCTTAAAAGCCGTGAGTGCGATGATTATCTGCGGCAGCTGGTGGCGTATAAATTACTTTTTGAAAAAAGCAAAAAGAACGCGGGCCTTAAAGTTACCGAAGG